A DNA window from Brassica napus cultivar Da-Ae chromosome C1, Da-Ae, whole genome shotgun sequence contains the following coding sequences:
- the LOC125579903 gene encoding uncharacterized protein LOC125579903: MGGSPPCGDSVRAVKDYKRQATTSQKWPSPVENDHQITFSALDTKGVHMPHNDPLLVDLDIGECLVTKVLIDTGSSVDLIFHDTLDKMGVDLRDMKPSSRTLTGFNGASEQMIGTIRLPVYAGGITRTVKFSVIRAKAPYNAILGTPWLDSMIAVPSTYH; the protein is encoded by the coding sequence ATGGGCGGATCACCACCTTGCGGTGACTCGGTTCGAGCCGTCAAAGATTACAAACGTCAAGCAACCACCTCTCAGAAGTGGCCTTCTCCAGTCGAAAATGATCACCAGATCACTTTTTCAGCACTAGACACCAAGGGCGTCCACATGCCACATAACGATCCTCTCCTCGTCGACCTTGACATCGGCGAATGTCTGGTCACAAAAGTCCTTATTGATACCGGCAGCTCAGTCGATCTCATCTTTCACGACACGCTCGACAAAATGGGAGTCGATTTAAGGGATATGAAGCCTTCTTCTCGCACGCTCACCGGCTTCAACGGAGCCTCGGAGCAAATGATCGGGACAATTCGCCTTCCAGTTTACGCAGGTGGTATAACCCGCACcgtcaagttctccgtcatccGCGCCAAAGCACCCTATAATGCCATACTCGGAACACCATGGCTGGATTCCATGATAGCCGTCCCTTCGACTTATCATTAA